DNA sequence from the Pedobacter sp. W3I1 genome:
TGACTTCCTAAACCAATCAATATTGGATAGAATATGAATGGCTTTATAAACTGCCGTTAAATTTCCTTCTGTAACGTAGGTGCTTCCCTGAATCCAATAAAAGCCGCTAACTGTCAAATGATTTTTTATTTCAGCATAAGCACTATGATATTTCTCACCATATTCTTTTTTCAAATCAGAAATGGTCATATCAAAGCTTAATGCGTACATGCTTCCTCACCTAAAAATCTAAATAGATCTTCTTTTTCAAAGAAAACTTCGCCATCATCTGATTTTGCTGTAATCACAATACCAGCAAATGGGTTCTTTTCTATTTCTATAACAACACCATCAATCCAGTCGGTCCTATCGGTAACTTGTGGAGAAATTGAAACTCTATCACCTATTTTCATTGCAGATTCTTATTGTTAAACTTAATGTTATTACAAATATAAGTATTTTCGTTATAGCTGTATATATGGGTTTAAATGCATTTAATATTATGCTCCATTGTTAAATATCAATCTATTTTAAGAAGTAGTACGGCATGATAGATCCTGAAACAAGTTCAGGATGACGCATAATTAAAATATAATCTACAATCCAATACTAACCATCGCCTTAATCACCCCATTCTTTGGATCTAACCAACTTTCAAATTCGTCTTTTACTTCTTCAAATTTAACCTGATGGGTAATGTAATTCG
Encoded proteins:
- a CDS encoding virulence protein translates to MTISDLKKEYGEKYHSAYAEIKNHLTVSGFYWIQGSTYVTEGNLTAVYKAIHILSNIDWFRKSVRDIRAFKVEDFSDFTSIVKG
- a CDS encoding transcriptional regulator, encoding MKIGDRVSISPQVTDRTDWIDGVVIEIEKNPFAGIVITAKSDDGEVFFEKEDLFRFLGEEACTH